One genomic window of Actinoalloteichus hoggarensis includes the following:
- a CDS encoding IclR family transcriptional regulator, with translation MGQHSGIGVLDKAVAVLSAVADDPCGLAELCARTGLPRATAHRLAVGLEVHRLLRRGADGRWRPGAALSELAGTASDPLLEASASVLPRLRDITGESVQLYRRDGMQRVCIATAEPPSGLRDTVPIGSRLSMTAGSGAKVLAAWADPGTQRAVLADAVYGERTLVEVRRRGWAQSVAEREPGVASVSAPVRDSASAVIAAISVSGPVDRIGRKPGARWASDLLAAAEALQSRL, from the coding sequence GTGGGACAGCATAGCGGCATCGGTGTACTGGACAAGGCAGTGGCCGTCCTCAGCGCGGTGGCGGACGACCCCTGCGGACTCGCCGAACTCTGCGCACGAACCGGCCTGCCCAGGGCGACCGCGCACCGGCTCGCGGTCGGCCTGGAGGTGCACCGACTGCTCCGCAGAGGGGCCGACGGCCGCTGGCGCCCCGGGGCGGCCCTGAGCGAGCTGGCGGGCACGGCCAGCGACCCGCTGCTGGAGGCGTCCGCCTCCGTGCTGCCCAGACTGCGGGACATCACCGGCGAGAGCGTCCAGCTCTACCGGCGCGACGGGATGCAGCGGGTCTGCATCGCGACGGCCGAGCCGCCGAGCGGACTGCGGGACACGGTCCCCATCGGCAGCAGGCTGTCGATGACGGCGGGCTCCGGGGCGAAGGTCCTGGCCGCCTGGGCGGACCCCGGCACCCAGCGGGCGGTGCTGGCCGACGCCGTCTACGGCGAGCGGACGCTGGTGGAGGTCCGACGCCGGGGCTGGGCGCAGAGCGTCGCCGAACGGGAGCCGGGGGTCGCCAGCGTCTCCGCCCCGGTGCGTGACAGCGCGAGTGCCGTGATCGCGGCGATCTCGGTGTCCGGGCCGGTCGATCGGATCGGTCGGAAGCCGGGCGCCCGGTGGGCGTCCGATCTCCTGGCGGCGGCCGAGGCACTCCAGTCTCGGCTCTGA
- a CDS encoding HAD family hydrolase — protein MTSALVSPSTLPSGSIRAVCLDIDDTLVDYETSARSGLAALLGHDDAWPAWRRTTDLHHLRYHAGEVDFDTMRRERTKEFFADLGEELDDGEAAEREEHRLSCIAQTWQLFDDAWPCLKWLKASGLRLAVITNAASRYQRRKLKAVGLIDAFDHVVISEELGIGKPDPMIFHTACEALGVAPSETIHVGDRLDLDASGAVAAGLHGVWLDRRGEADGVPVGVSVISSLSELPDLVFPRLPHPR, from the coding sequence GTGACATCTGCCCTAGTCTCGCCTTCTACGCTGCCCAGCGGCAGCATCCGCGCGGTCTGCCTCGACATCGACGACACCCTGGTCGACTACGAGACCTCGGCCCGATCGGGCCTCGCAGCGCTCCTCGGCCATGACGACGCCTGGCCTGCGTGGCGCAGGACCACCGATCTTCACCATCTCCGCTATCACGCGGGTGAGGTCGACTTCGACACCATGCGCCGAGAGAGAACCAAGGAGTTCTTCGCCGACCTGGGCGAGGAACTCGATGACGGCGAGGCCGCCGAACGCGAAGAACATCGATTGTCCTGCATCGCTCAGACCTGGCAGCTCTTCGATGACGCCTGGCCCTGCCTGAAGTGGCTGAAGGCGAGCGGCCTGCGACTGGCTGTGATTACCAATGCGGCCTCGCGTTATCAGCGACGGAAACTGAAGGCGGTCGGTCTCATCGATGCCTTCGATCACGTGGTGATCTCCGAAGAACTCGGTATCGGCAAACCGGATCCCATGATCTTCCACACAGCCTGCGAGGCGCTCGGCGTCGCACCGAGCGAGACCATCCATGTCGGCGACCGGCTGGATCTGGACGCCTCGGGCGCGGTCGCCGCGGGACTGCACGGAGTCTGGCTGGATCGGCGGGGCGAGGCGGACGGGGTGCCGGTGGGCGTCTCGGTCATCTCCAGCCTGTCGGAACTCCCCGACCTGGTCTTTCCTCGGCTGCCGCACCCTCGCTGA
- the gltX gene encoding glutamate--tRNA ligase has protein sequence MTEPQTSPAAVRVRFCPSPTGTPHVGLIRTALFNWAFARHNKGSLVFRIEDTDAARDSEESYLALLDAMRWLGLDWDEGPEVGGEYGPYRQSERRELHLAVVEKLRAAGEVYESFSTPEEIEARHRAAGRDPKLGYDGADRDLTEQRRAELRAEGRLPVLRLRMPDSDITFDDLVRGEVTFKAGSVPDPVLVRGNGEPLYTLVNPVDDAMMKITHVLRGEDLLSSTPRQIALYEALRRIGVAELVPRFGHLPLVQGEGNRKLSKRDPQSNLFNYRDRGFLPEGLLNYLALLGWAIAEDRDVFTREEMAEAFDVRQVSSNPARFDLKKAEAINATHLRALPVEEFARRAVPYLTDGGLLPSEPTAEQLAVLAAAAPLVQERLIVLSDVVGMLRFLFVSDADFAPEPEAAAKALDAAAGPVLTAAIEALDTLNDWTTEAIEGALKTALVDGLGLKPRKAFAPVRVAVTGRTVSPPLYESMELLGRERTLGRLRKALDQAQ, from the coding sequence ATGACTGAGCCTCAGACCAGCCCTGCTGCTGTCCGCGTCCGTTTCTGTCCGTCGCCGACCGGCACCCCGCACGTGGGCCTGATCCGGACCGCCCTGTTCAACTGGGCGTTCGCCAGGCACAACAAGGGCAGCCTGGTGTTCCGCATCGAGGACACCGACGCGGCCCGGGACTCCGAGGAGTCCTATCTGGCCCTGTTGGACGCCATGCGATGGCTGGGGCTGGACTGGGACGAGGGCCCCGAGGTCGGCGGCGAGTACGGCCCGTACCGGCAGAGCGAGCGTCGCGAGCTGCACCTGGCCGTGGTCGAGAAGCTCCGTGCCGCGGGCGAGGTCTACGAGTCGTTCTCCACGCCAGAGGAGATCGAGGCGCGCCACCGTGCCGCCGGCCGTGACCCCAAGCTCGGTTACGACGGCGCCGACCGCGATCTGACCGAACAGCGGCGCGCCGAGCTGCGTGCCGAGGGCAGACTGCCGGTGCTGCGGCTGCGGATGCCCGACTCGGACATCACCTTCGACGACCTGGTTCGGGGCGAGGTGACCTTCAAGGCGGGCTCCGTGCCGGACCCGGTGCTGGTCCGAGGCAACGGCGAACCGCTTTACACGCTCGTCAATCCCGTCGACGACGCCATGATGAAGATCACTCATGTGCTGCGCGGCGAAGACCTGCTCTCCTCGACGCCCCGACAGATCGCGCTGTACGAGGCGTTGCGGCGGATCGGCGTAGCCGAGCTCGTCCCGCGGTTCGGTCACCTGCCGCTGGTGCAGGGCGAGGGGAACCGCAAGCTCTCCAAGCGCGACCCGCAGTCGAACCTCTTCAACTACCGCGACCGCGGCTTCCTGCCCGAAGGCCTGCTCAACTACCTCGCGCTGCTGGGCTGGGCGATCGCCGAGGACCGCGACGTGTTCACCCGCGAGGAGATGGCCGAGGCGTTCGACGTCCGTCAGGTCAGCTCCAACCCGGCACGCTTCGACCTGAAGAAGGCCGAGGCGATCAACGCCACCCACCTGCGGGCGCTGCCCGTCGAGGAGTTCGCGCGTCGGGCCGTTCCGTACCTGACCGACGGCGGGCTGCTGCCCTCGGAGCCGACGGCGGAGCAGCTGGCGGTGCTCGCCGCCGCCGCGCCGCTGGTGCAGGAACGGCTGATCGTCCTCTCCGACGTCGTCGGAATGCTGCGATTCCTCTTCGTGTCCGACGCGGACTTCGCCCCCGAGCCGGAGGCCGCGGCCAAGGCGCTCGACGCGGCGGCCGGGCCGGTGCTGACCGCGGCGATCGAGGCGCTGGACACGCTGAACGACTGGACCACCGAGGCGATCGAGGGTGCGCTGAAGACGGCGCTGGTGGACGGACTCGGTCTCAAGCCGAGGAAGGCGTTCGCACCGGTTCGGGTGGCGGTGACGGGCCGCACCGTCTCGCCGCCGCTGTACGAGTCGATGGAGCTGCTGGGGCGCGAGCGCACGCTCGGGAGGCTGCGGAAGGCTCTCGATCAGGCACAGTGA
- a CDS encoding FAD-dependent oxidoreductase, with product MMPKTDDDRRDERTTCVVVGGGPAGLMLGLLLARAGVAVTVLEKHGDFLRDFRGDTVHPSTLTLLDELGLGERFAALPQRRVDGARVLLDQGVARVGDLRRVPGRYKHIALVPQWDFLDLIRDAAAEEPTFELRMRTEVVGVVQAGGRVRGVRYRDESGEGELRADLVVACDGRSSTVRRALGLRPREFGAPMDVLWFRLSRRDSDPEGLVARFRPGEGLILIDRGEYSQCGYLIPKGTDAALRERGVEDFRTRIARLLPILADRVAELSSFDDVSALRVRLDRLRRWHVPGLLCIGDAAHAMSPIGGVGINLAIQDAVAAARITVPGLLAGTLTSRDLARVGRRRIVPALLIQTAQRLVHRRLFRDLDLKSSPPVELGGRMPLPLRLIDRLPAVQAIPATLVGIGPLPEHAPAFARRPASSPDRRAPG from the coding sequence ATGATGCCGAAGACAGACGACGACCGGCGCGACGAGCGGACCACCTGTGTCGTGGTCGGCGGCGGCCCGGCGGGATTGATGCTGGGCCTGCTGCTCGCGCGGGCCGGGGTGGCCGTGACCGTCCTGGAGAAGCACGGCGACTTCCTCCGCGACTTCCGCGGTGACACCGTGCATCCCTCCACCCTGACTCTGCTGGACGAACTCGGCCTCGGCGAACGCTTCGCCGCGCTGCCGCAACGCAGGGTCGACGGGGCACGAGTGCTGCTCGACCAGGGCGTGGCCCGAGTCGGCGACCTCCGGCGGGTCCCCGGCAGGTACAAGCACATCGCGCTGGTGCCGCAGTGGGACTTCCTGGACCTGATCCGGGACGCCGCGGCGGAGGAACCGACCTTCGAGCTGCGGATGCGCACCGAGGTGGTCGGGGTCGTCCAGGCAGGCGGCCGGGTGCGCGGCGTCCGCTACCGAGACGAGTCCGGCGAGGGAGAACTGCGGGCCGACCTCGTCGTGGCCTGCGACGGCCGCTCCTCCACCGTTCGCCGCGCCCTAGGTCTGCGCCCCAGAGAATTCGGCGCGCCGATGGACGTGCTGTGGTTCCGGCTGTCACGCCGGGATTCCGACCCCGAGGGCCTGGTAGCCCGGTTCCGCCCCGGCGAGGGGCTGATCCTGATCGACCGGGGCGAATACTCGCAGTGCGGCTATCTCATTCCCAAGGGCACCGATGCCGCGCTGCGGGAGCGCGGCGTCGAGGACTTCCGGACGCGGATCGCGCGGCTCCTGCCGATACTGGCCGACCGTGTGGCGGAGTTGAGCTCCTTCGACGACGTCTCCGCTCTGCGGGTACGCCTCGACCGACTGCGGCGCTGGCATGTGCCCGGCCTGCTCTGCATCGGCGACGCGGCGCATGCCATGTCGCCCATCGGCGGCGTGGGCATCAATCTGGCGATCCAGGATGCCGTCGCCGCCGCCCGCATCACCGTGCCGGGTCTGCTCGCCGGAACCCTGACCAGTCGCGACCTGGCCCGCGTCGGCAGACGCCGGATCGTTCCCGCGTTGCTCATCCAGACCGCGCAACGGCTCGTGCACCGCAGGCTGTTCCGCGACCTGGACCTGAAGAGCAGCCCCCCGGTGGAGCTCGGCGGCCGGATGCCGCTGCCGCTACGCCTGATCGATCGGCTTCCGGCCGTTCAGGCGATTCCCGCCACACTCGTCGGAATCGGCCCGCTGCCCGAACACGCGCCCGCCTTCGCCCGGCGGCCCGCATCCAGCCCGGACCGTCGAGCCCCCGGCTGA
- a CDS encoding fumarylacetoacetate hydrolase family protein produces MRIGRIAHPQGVAFVSIEGEPDTDQVAVEIAEHPFGEPTYTGRRWPLADVRVLAPILPSKVVCIGKNYADHAREMGGEPPVDPVIFMKPSTSVIGPGASIRLPADSTQVDFEGELAAVVGAPCRDVSPAKAKDVLLGYTIANDVTARDQQKADGQWTRAKGHDTFCPLGPWIDTTVDPADLRIRTELDGAVRQDSTTANLLHDVPALVAWISRVMTLLPGDVILTGTPAGVGPMVAGQTVAITVQGLGTLRNPVVQR; encoded by the coding sequence GTGCGTATCGGCCGTATCGCCCACCCCCAGGGAGTGGCCTTCGTCTCGATCGAGGGCGAGCCGGACACGGACCAGGTCGCGGTCGAGATCGCGGAGCACCCGTTCGGCGAGCCCACCTACACCGGCCGTCGGTGGCCGCTGGCCGACGTGCGGGTGCTGGCGCCGATCCTGCCGAGCAAGGTCGTCTGCATCGGGAAGAACTACGCCGACCACGCCCGGGAGATGGGCGGCGAGCCGCCGGTCGACCCCGTGATCTTCATGAAGCCGTCGACCTCGGTGATCGGCCCCGGCGCGAGCATCCGGCTGCCCGCCGACTCGACGCAGGTGGACTTCGAAGGCGAGCTCGCGGCCGTCGTCGGCGCGCCGTGCCGGGACGTGTCCCCGGCCAAGGCCAAGGACGTGCTGCTGGGTTACACGATCGCCAACGACGTCACGGCGCGGGACCAGCAGAAGGCCGACGGCCAGTGGACGCGGGCCAAGGGCCACGACACCTTCTGCCCACTGGGCCCGTGGATCGACACCACCGTCGATCCGGCCGACCTGCGCATCCGCACCGAGCTGGACGGCGCGGTGCGGCAGGACTCCACGACCGCCAACCTGCTGCACGACGTCCCGGCGTTGGTGGCCTGGATCTCCCGCGTCATGACGCTGCTGCCCGGTGACGTGATCCTCACCGGCACGCCCGCCGGAGTCGGGCCGATGGTGGCAGGACAGACGGTCGCGATCACGGTGCAGGGCCTCGGCACCCTGCGGAATCCGGTCGTCCAGCGCTGA
- a CDS encoding cation:dicarboxylate symporter family transporter, translated as MGVDRRYADFAVPLGVTTKMDGCAAIHPAIATIFIAQVYGVPLSLGDHVPITLVPAVGARSAVESPAAPTTRRSRHRRGSR; from the coding sequence CTGGGTGTCGACCGCCGATACGCCGACTTCGCCGTGCCGCTGGGCGTGACGACGAAGATGGACGGCTGCGCCGCGATCCACCCGGCCATCGCCACGATCTTCATCGCCCAGGTCTACGGCGTGCCGCTCTCACTCGGCGATCACGTGCCAATAACCCTGGTCCCGGCCGTGGGCGCCCGCTCCGCCGTGGAGTCTCCGGCGGCGCCGACCACCCGTAGGTCACGGCACCGCCGCGGGAGCCGCTAG
- the cimA gene encoding citramalate synthase, translating to MFRTAPADTPLGDAFHLYDTTLRDGAQREGISYSVTDKLTVARLLDSLGVGFIEGGWPGALPKDTEFFARAAEGELELRHAALVAFGATRRAGLTAAEDPQVRALLDSKAPVITLVAKSDRRHIERALRTDVAENCAMVRDTVSLLVAEGRRVFVDAEHFFDGYAADPDCALRVLEAAVLGGADVVVLCDTNGGSLPTGLAETVTEVHARTGFRLGIHCQDDTGCAVANTIAAVQAGVTHVQCTANGYGERAGNADLFPVIGNLVTKLDMPVLPEGRLVELTRVSHALAEIANLAPDPHQAYVGTSAFAHKAGLHASAIKVDPELYNHMEPGDVGNGMRVLVTEMAGRASLELKGREFGLDLTARPDAVGRVVRRVKELEAGGWSFEAADASLELLLRAELGGGAEAAVAERVTEAAVAERVTEAAVAERVTEAAVAERVTEAAAAEHVTEAAAALRPFTLESYRVSLDHRADGEVVAEATVRLHVDGERVIATAEGTGPVNALDAALRAALTPYLPWLADVRLLDYKVRILAGRHGTDAVTRVLVDSGDGVDKWTTVGVHGNIVEASWLALCDALAYRAARQAGSVRV from the coding sequence GTGTTCCGCACCGCTCCGGCAGACACGCCGCTCGGCGACGCCTTCCACCTCTACGACACGACGCTGCGCGACGGCGCCCAGCGGGAGGGCATCTCCTACTCGGTGACCGACAAGCTGACCGTGGCCCGCTTGCTGGACTCCCTCGGCGTCGGGTTCATCGAGGGCGGCTGGCCCGGTGCGCTGCCCAAGGACACCGAGTTCTTCGCCAGGGCCGCCGAGGGCGAGCTGGAACTGCGGCACGCCGCGCTCGTCGCCTTCGGAGCGACCCGGCGCGCCGGGCTGACGGCCGCCGAGGATCCGCAGGTCCGCGCCCTGCTCGACTCGAAGGCCCCGGTGATCACCCTCGTGGCCAAGTCCGATCGCAGGCACATCGAGCGGGCGTTGCGCACCGACGTCGCGGAGAACTGCGCGATGGTCCGCGACACGGTGTCGCTGCTGGTCGCCGAGGGCCGCCGGGTCTTCGTCGACGCCGAACACTTCTTCGACGGCTATGCCGCCGACCCCGACTGCGCGCTGCGGGTGCTGGAGGCCGCGGTGCTCGGCGGCGCCGACGTCGTGGTGCTGTGCGACACCAACGGCGGCAGCCTCCCCACCGGGCTGGCGGAGACGGTCACCGAGGTCCACGCCCGCACCGGATTCCGCCTGGGCATCCACTGCCAGGACGACACCGGCTGCGCCGTGGCCAACACCATCGCCGCGGTACAGGCGGGCGTCACCCACGTCCAGTGCACCGCCAACGGTTACGGCGAGCGGGCGGGCAACGCCGATCTCTTTCCGGTGATCGGCAACCTCGTCACCAAGCTCGACATGCCGGTGCTCCCCGAGGGCAGGCTGGTCGAGCTGACTCGCGTGTCGCACGCCCTCGCCGAGATCGCCAACCTCGCCCCCGACCCCCACCAGGCGTACGTCGGGACGTCGGCCTTCGCTCACAAGGCGGGGCTGCACGCGAGCGCGATCAAGGTCGATCCTGAGCTCTACAACCACATGGAGCCCGGCGACGTCGGCAACGGGATGCGCGTGCTGGTGACGGAGATGGCGGGCCGGGCCAGCCTCGAACTCAAGGGACGCGAGTTCGGGCTGGACCTGACCGCCCGACCGGATGCCGTGGGCCGCGTGGTGCGTCGGGTCAAGGAGCTGGAGGCCGGCGGCTGGTCGTTCGAGGCGGCGGACGCCTCCCTGGAACTGCTGTTGCGCGCCGAGCTGGGCGGCGGTGCCGAGGCGGCTGTCGCCGAGCGTGTCACCGAGGCGGCTGTCGCCGAGCGTGTCACCGAGGCGGCTGTCGCCGAGCGTGTCACCGAGGCGGCTGTCGCCGAGCGTGTCACCGAGGCGGCCGCCGCCGAGCATGTCACCGAGGCGGCCGCCGCGCTGCGGCCGTTCACGCTGGAGTCCTACCGGGTGTCGCTCGATCACCGGGCCGACGGCGAGGTGGTCGCCGAGGCGACGGTGCGGCTGCACGTCGACGGCGAGCGGGTGATCGCCACGGCCGAGGGCACCGGGCCGGTCAACGCCCTGGACGCGGCGCTGCGAGCGGCGCTCACCCCGTATCTGCCCTGGCTCGCCGACGTCCGGCTTCTCGACTACAAGGTGCGCATCCTCGCGGGCAGGCACGGCACGGACGCGGTCACCCGGGTGCTCGTCGACTCCGGCGACGGCGTCGACAAGTGGACCACGGTGGGCGTGCACGGCAACATCGTCGAGGCCAGCTGGCTGGCGCTGTGCGACGCGCTGGCCTACCGGGCCGCCCGGCAGGCGGGTTCGGTCCGGGTCTAG